The genomic stretch CCAGCGGCGAGGCCTATTACTCAAGATTGAGTTCTAAGTGCGCAATCAGGTAGCGGTATGTCCCGGCCGCGTCAAACTAACGCGGGGCTATTGTAAGCCTTCATTCCGCTGGCATGTGCGGCCTCAGCGCGCGAAGGCCTTTCCTTGCGGCTTGAGCCTGATACCTTCGCGCAGATTGCGCCAAGGATACTCGCTGGGGTCGGCCAGCATGGGGCCAGGGGCTTTGCACACCAGGATTTCATGGGCGATGGGGGCGAAGTCGGCGCGGAAATGCACCGAACTCTTATTCACGAGGATAGCCTGCCGCGCGGGTTCGATGCCGATGAAGCGGTACATCTGCTGGTCCGCCAGTTGAACCTTGCTCGACGCCACGACGATCTGCACGCCGCCAAGGCGCAGCCGCGCGCAAGGCCCTAGGTTCATGCGCGCGCCTCGGTAGAAGGGGCCGGTGCAGGTGAGTTTGCCATCGGACAATTGCTCTACCTCAAAACGCGCCGGCAAAGGCGCATCACCGGGAATACCGGATTTGCCCCCGAGCGCGATCTCGATGGAGTTTCCTGGGCCCGCGGCGTGGGCGGCTTGCGCGGCAGCGTGATCCACGATCAATCCGATCGCGGCGTTTTGTGCGTTGGCGCCCACCAGCGCCCGCAGCATCCCCATGGTGTCGGAGTCGCCCCCAGCGCCAGGATTGTCTTGCGTATCGGCGATGACGACGGGCCTTGTGGCATTGGAGGCGATGGCGATTGCCCGCCGGACTCCGTCCTCCGGCGAATAGACGATGCTATCGAAAGCGGCCTCTCTTTCTTCCACCAAGCGCAGCAAAGTGTCCGCGGATTCTTGCGCGCGCGAATGGTTCTCCCCGTAGACAAATACGCGCGGGCCGCATTCGGGAAAGTCGGCGGCGGGAAATCCGGGCGTGAAAGAGAGCGATACGATTCCCTTGCCCTCCATCTTGGCGAGTTCGGCGTAGATGGACTTCGTGGGTTCGAGCATGGTGGACTGCGCTTGCAGCGGGATCAGAAACGGCACGCGGCGGCTGGCGAGGGCGGGACGTGCCATGCCATCCAGGAGGCGCATGAGATAGTGCGCGGCGCGCGCGCCCGTTTCCGCCATGTCGGTGTGCGGATAGGTGCGATAGGCGATGAGCACATCGGCCAGGCGAAGCATCTTGCGCGTGACGTTCGCGTGCAGATCCAAGCTTGCGACGACGGGTGTTTTGTCGCCCACGACCGCGCGCACGCGCGCCAGGAGTTCGCCTTCGCCATCTTGCATATGCTCCGCCACCATCGCGCCGTGAAGGTCCAGGTAGACGGCGTCCACGGCGCCGGCGCCCTGGAGTCTTTCGATGATGATGGCAGCGATGCGCTCGAAGGCATCCTCGGTGACATGGGCGGACGGGCTGGCGGCGGCCCACGCGGTGGGAATGAGTTGGTGGGACGTGGCTTTCACCGCCTCGATGAATCCGGCGATGGGCAAATTGATACCAGCCACGCCGTCGAATAGGTCCGGGCCTTGGAGCAACGGCGGCCAGCCTCCTCCGCGCATGAACTCCTCGAAGGTGGCTTTACTGGGAGCGAAGGTGTTGGTTTCGTGCTGAAAACCCCCGATGGCGATTCGCATGGATTATTTCCTCAAGGCTAGGGCGCTGCCGCCGCGGTATCGTGCAACTCGGAAAATTCGCTTATCGCATGCCG from Betaproteobacteria bacterium encodes the following:
- a CDS encoding M81 family peptidase encodes the protein MRIAIGGFQHETNTFAPSKATFEEFMRGGGWPPLLQGPDLFDGVAGINLPIAGFIEAVKATSHQLIPTAWAAASPSAHVTEDAFERIAAIIIERLQGAGAVDAVYLDLHGAMVAEHMQDGEGELLARVRAVVGDKTPVVASLDLHANVTRKMLRLADVLIAYRTYPHTDMAETGARAAHYLMRLLDGMARPALASRRVPFLIPLQAQSTMLEPTKSIYAELAKMEGKGIVSLSFTPGFPAADFPECGPRVFVYGENHSRAQESADTLLRLVEEREAAFDSIVYSPEDGVRRAIAIASNATRPVVIADTQDNPGAGGDSDTMGMLRALVGANAQNAAIGLIVDHAAAQAAHAAGPGNSIEIALGGKSGIPGDAPLPARFEVEQLSDGKLTCTGPFYRGARMNLGPCARLRLGGVQIVVASSKVQLADQQMYRFIGIEPARQAILVNKSSVHFRADFAPIAHEILVCKAPGPMLADPSEYPWRNLREGIRLKPQGKAFAR